A section of the Subtercola frigoramans genome encodes:
- a CDS encoding M24 family metallopeptidase: MTTATFGTNAVDWEDRINFDRLRTQRLAKLKAELQTSDLGAVLAFDFSNIRYMSATHIGTWAMDKLIRFSLLTRNSDPIVWDFGSAAKHHQLYNPWLSTTTAEADADPHAPHHGAVKPRLESGARAGISTLRGAFSPDAEIAEGVAKKIKRELEKFGLQNEPLGVDVIELPILFALQKEGITVVDGQQVFLRARTVKTGDEIALLSQAASMVDAAYESLYEFLRPGVRENEAVGLVSKVLYDLGSEYVEGVNAISGERCSPHPHVYSDRLIRPGDPAFFDILHSYQGYRTCYYRTFAVGSASSAQHDAYKIAREYMDKAIALVRPGATTADIVRVWPKAQEFGFPDEEAAFALQYGHGVGLSIWEKPIFSRLVSLDHPETLVEGMVFALETYWPSADGIGAARIEEELVVTATGCEVITKFPAEDLLVAGQRYYSVGGALPLLRNSQSHLNTAAGRGEVV, encoded by the coding sequence ATGACCACAGCAACCTTCGGCACCAATGCCGTCGATTGGGAAGACCGCATCAACTTCGACCGCTTACGCACCCAGCGGCTCGCGAAGCTCAAAGCCGAGCTTCAGACCTCGGACCTCGGTGCGGTGCTCGCGTTCGACTTCTCGAACATCCGCTACATGTCGGCGACACACATCGGCACCTGGGCCATGGACAAGCTGATTCGTTTCTCGCTTCTCACGCGCAACAGCGACCCCATCGTGTGGGATTTTGGGTCTGCCGCCAAACACCACCAGCTCTACAACCCCTGGCTGTCGACGACGACGGCCGAGGCCGACGCAGACCCCCATGCGCCCCACCACGGGGCGGTGAAACCGCGGCTCGAATCGGGCGCGCGTGCTGGCATATCGACCCTGCGCGGTGCTTTCAGCCCCGACGCCGAGATCGCCGAAGGGGTGGCCAAGAAGATCAAGCGTGAACTCGAGAAGTTCGGCCTGCAGAACGAGCCGCTCGGCGTGGACGTCATCGAGCTGCCCATCCTCTTCGCCCTGCAGAAGGAGGGCATCACGGTGGTCGACGGCCAGCAGGTCTTCCTGCGGGCGCGAACGGTCAAGACGGGCGACGAGATCGCCCTGCTGAGCCAGGCCGCGTCGATGGTGGATGCCGCGTACGAGTCGCTCTACGAATTCCTGCGGCCGGGCGTGCGGGAGAACGAGGCCGTCGGGCTGGTCTCGAAGGTGTTGTACGACCTCGGCTCTGAGTACGTGGAGGGCGTCAACGCGATCTCGGGTGAGCGCTGCTCGCCGCATCCGCATGTCTATTCCGATCGGCTGATCCGCCCCGGCGACCCGGCGTTCTTCGACATCCTGCACAGCTACCAGGGGTACCGAACGTGCTACTACCGCACCTTCGCGGTCGGTTCGGCGAGCAGTGCGCAGCATGATGCCTACAAGATCGCCCGAGAGTATATGGACAAGGCGATCGCGCTGGTGCGCCCCGGCGCGACCACAGCAGACATCGTGCGCGTCTGGCCGAAGGCGCAGGAGTTCGGATTTCCCGACGAGGAGGCGGCTTTCGCGCTGCAGTACGGCCACGGCGTCGGCCTCTCGATCTGGGAGAAACCGATCTTCTCGCGGCTGGTCTCGCTCGATCATCCGGAGACCCTCGTCGAGGGAATGGTGTTCGCGCTCGAGACCTACTGGCCGTCAGCCGACGGCATCGGGGCCGCCCGCATCGAGGAGGAGCTCGTCGTCACCGCGACCGGCTGCGAGGTCATCACGAAGTTCCCAGCCGAAGACCTGCTCGTAGCGGGCCAGCGCTACTACAGTGTCGGGGGTGCCCTGCCGCTGCTGCGCAACTCGCAGTCGCACCTGAACACGGCCGCCGGGCGCGGCGAGGTGGTCTAG
- a CDS encoding zinc-dependent alcohol dehydrogenase, with protein sequence MRAAVYHGDHDVRLAEVPAPERKQGEALIKVLRSGMCGTDATEWKAGPIIFPIGLEHPVSHHSGPMIPGHEFVGEIVETGADSRFAVGDLVASGAGISCGTCARCLEGRTNLCLNYYTLGLNVDGGMAEFVSCPERALVALPPGLSLDLAGLAQPLAVGLHAARRSGAVDGDTVVIIGAGAIGSFVLAGVTSLAQVDVTVIDFDGPRLDRALRLGATRVVAAGPDARASVLDAVGPRGADVVIEASGAPGQLNHAISLVRNGGTILQVGLPSSEQTVDIHALVMREITVRTTLAHVCGDDLGPALDVLSSTNLGPELLEGVLPLDDLAAQLERLATGRLDGKVLFDPTLRAAEHNLATPTTTQKTNEQNER encoded by the coding sequence ATGAGGGCGGCTGTCTACCACGGCGACCACGACGTTCGTCTGGCAGAGGTGCCAGCACCCGAGCGCAAGCAGGGTGAGGCCCTCATCAAGGTGCTGCGTAGTGGCATGTGCGGCACCGATGCCACGGAGTGGAAGGCCGGGCCGATCATCTTTCCGATCGGCCTCGAGCACCCGGTGAGCCACCACAGCGGGCCGATGATTCCCGGCCACGAGTTCGTCGGCGAGATCGTCGAGACGGGTGCCGACAGCCGTTTCGCCGTCGGCGACCTCGTTGCGAGCGGGGCCGGCATCTCGTGCGGAACGTGCGCCCGGTGTCTGGAGGGCCGCACCAACCTCTGCCTGAACTACTACACGCTGGGCCTGAACGTCGACGGCGGAATGGCCGAGTTCGTCTCCTGCCCCGAGCGAGCGCTCGTCGCCCTCCCGCCCGGGCTCTCGCTCGACCTGGCAGGGCTCGCCCAGCCGCTCGCCGTTGGCCTGCACGCTGCCCGGCGTTCGGGGGCCGTCGACGGCGACACGGTGGTGATCATCGGCGCGGGAGCGATCGGGTCGTTCGTGCTCGCCGGCGTCACCTCGCTCGCCCAGGTCGACGTCACCGTGATCGATTTCGACGGCCCCCGGCTCGACCGGGCGCTGAGGCTCGGTGCGACACGCGTGGTCGCTGCGGGGCCGGATGCCCGGGCATCCGTTCTCGATGCAGTCGGCCCGCGCGGCGCCGATGTCGTGATCGAGGCGAGCGGGGCACCCGGCCAACTCAACCATGCGATCTCCCTCGTGCGCAACGGAGGCACGATCCTGCAGGTGGGGCTGCCGTCGTCTGAGCAGACGGTCGACATCCACGCGCTGGTGATGCGCGAGATCACCGTGCGAACCACGCTCGCCCACGTCTGCGGCGACGACCTCGGGCCGGCGCTTGACGTACTGTCGTCGACGAACCTCGGCCCCGAGTTGCTCGAGGGGGTGCTGCCGCTCGACGACCTCGCTGCCCAGCTCGAGCGCCTCGCGACCGGCAGGCTCGACGGCAAGGTGCTGTTCGACCCGACGCTTCGTGCAGCGGAGCACAACCTGGCAACACCAACCACCACACAGAAGACGAACGAACAGAACGAACGGTGA
- a CDS encoding 2,3-butanediol dehydrogenase → MKAAVFHGAHDIRVEDVGTPRPLAGEVLLRPYWCGICGTDLHEYAMGPIVIPSSPHPLTGATAPQVLGHEFSAEVVELGAGVTNVTVGQRVSVMPLLYCGQCYYCRRGLNHLCRSMACVGLSYQSGGIAELAVVPATHVSVLPDSMTELQGALVEPGAVAAYGVDTAQVRAGDTVLITGAGPIGALAALYASSLGANIFISELNPTRAALAVSLDVGEVLDPSKIDVAAWLKDHTDGIGADAVIECSGNERALQTAIAAVRSAGRISQTGLHTRAAAIDPMVLSEHDITLSGTWCYPVTDWPRIIDLISRGRYPVEKVVSAQISMDDIVAKGFETLLSPTGDQVKVLVNAR, encoded by the coding sequence ATGAAGGCAGCAGTATTCCACGGGGCACACGACATCCGCGTCGAAGATGTCGGCACACCGCGGCCCCTGGCTGGCGAGGTCCTGCTGCGCCCCTACTGGTGCGGTATCTGCGGAACCGACCTGCACGAGTACGCCATGGGGCCGATCGTGATCCCGTCGAGCCCACACCCACTCACGGGCGCCACTGCACCGCAGGTGCTTGGCCACGAATTCTCGGCTGAAGTGGTCGAGCTGGGCGCAGGAGTGACGAACGTCACCGTTGGCCAGCGCGTCTCGGTGATGCCGCTGCTCTACTGTGGCCAGTGCTACTACTGCCGCAGGGGTCTCAATCACCTGTGCCGGTCGATGGCCTGTGTCGGCCTCAGCTACCAGTCGGGAGGCATCGCCGAGCTCGCCGTCGTACCCGCTACGCATGTCAGCGTTCTGCCCGACTCGATGACCGAACTGCAGGGCGCGCTGGTCGAACCGGGTGCCGTCGCCGCCTACGGGGTCGACACCGCGCAGGTGCGTGCTGGCGACACCGTGCTCATCACCGGCGCGGGCCCGATCGGGGCGCTCGCCGCGCTCTATGCCTCTTCGCTCGGCGCGAACATCTTCATCTCAGAACTCAACCCGACGCGGGCCGCGCTGGCTGTGAGCCTCGATGTGGGCGAGGTGCTCGACCCGTCGAAGATCGACGTCGCTGCGTGGCTGAAGGACCACACGGACGGCATCGGCGCCGACGCCGTCATCGAGTGCTCGGGCAACGAGCGGGCGCTGCAGACGGCGATCGCCGCCGTGCGCTCGGCGGGCCGTATCTCGCAGACCGGGCTGCACACCAGGGCCGCGGCCATCGACCCGATGGTGCTCTCGGAGCACGACATCACGCTCTCGGGCACCTGGTGCTACCCCGTCACCGACTGGCCGCGCATCATCGACCTCATCTCGCGGGGCCGTTACCCGGTCGAGAAGGTCGTGAGCGCCCAGATCTCGATGGACGACATCGTGGCCAAGGGCTTCGAGACCCTGCTGTCGCCGACTGGCGACCAGGTGAAGGTTCTCGTCAACGCACGCTGA
- a CDS encoding zinc-dependent alcohol dehydrogenase, whose amino-acid sequence MKALQYVDQNEPRVSELAVPEIADDEVLVAARSVGVCHSDIDLLEGRYIIPFSYPIIPGHEWSGEVVRVGSKVTQFAAGDRVVGECVIGDDHFGFSISGAAAEFFVAKPAWLHHLPDGISFTNGALVEPFSVAYAGLMRVGNVNASDVLVVLGAGPIGLAVTAAASALGALTIVVEPSPERQRAALALGAAAAVGPDEIEAALALRSGGRGADVVVEASGRPDVMARALELAAFRGRVAYIGIDVGREAPAKLGLIQSKELRITGSIGSPGVWPETLRFLAQTGIDLSPLVTQQFVVDEALDALDAAHHPATTIKAHIQFTGSLPQ is encoded by the coding sequence ATGAAGGCATTGCAGTACGTCGACCAGAACGAACCGCGGGTCTCCGAACTCGCCGTTCCCGAGATCGCCGACGACGAGGTGCTCGTCGCGGCACGCTCAGTGGGCGTCTGTCACTCCGACATCGACCTACTCGAGGGGCGGTACATCATCCCGTTCTCATACCCCATCATTCCGGGGCACGAGTGGTCGGGCGAAGTGGTGCGAGTGGGGTCGAAGGTCACGCAGTTCGCTGCCGGCGACCGTGTGGTGGGTGAGTGCGTCATCGGTGACGACCACTTCGGGTTCTCGATCAGCGGGGCTGCGGCCGAGTTCTTCGTAGCCAAACCGGCGTGGCTGCATCATCTGCCCGACGGCATCTCGTTCACCAATGGCGCCCTCGTCGAGCCGTTCAGCGTGGCCTACGCCGGGCTGATGCGGGTCGGCAACGTCAATGCCAGCGACGTGCTGGTGGTGTTGGGTGCCGGCCCGATCGGACTGGCGGTGACTGCCGCCGCGTCGGCTCTCGGAGCACTCACGATCGTGGTCGAGCCCTCGCCCGAACGCCAGCGCGCCGCGCTTGCCCTCGGAGCGGCCGCGGCTGTCGGCCCCGACGAGATCGAGGCCGCGCTCGCTCTCCGGTCGGGAGGGAGAGGCGCCGACGTGGTCGTCGAGGCGAGCGGTCGACCCGATGTCATGGCCCGCGCGCTCGAACTCGCGGCCTTTCGCGGCAGGGTGGCCTACATCGGCATCGATGTCGGGCGGGAGGCGCCGGCGAAGCTGGGCCTGATCCAGTCGAAAGAATTGCGTATCACCGGCTCGATCGGCTCGCCGGGGGTGTGGCCTGAGACCCTTCGCTTCCTCGCCCAGACCGGCATCGACCTGAGCCCGCTCGTCACCCAGCAGTTCGTCGTGGACGAGGCTCTCGACGCTCTGGATGCTGCACACCACCCGGCCACGACCATCAAGGCGCACATCCAGTTCACGGGCTCGCTGCCCCAGTAG
- a CDS encoding SDR family oxidoreductase has translation MAQSDTTPGRALIVGATGIIGQTAGRQLADLGWQTFGLSRSGALAVPGVTPIAADLLDPDALTTALAGTRPEIVFITAWMRNATEAENIRVNSAMVRNVLAALEPENSVRHVALLTGLKHYLGPFDNYATGVMADTPFHEDEPRLDSPNFYYAQEDELFASAEKNGFTWSVHRAHTVFGYAVGNAMNMVLTLSVYATICKELGLVFTFPGSETQWNGVTDVTDADLLGEQLIWASTHAEGENEAFNIANGDVFRWRWLWPRLARIFGVEWAGFESAPRPLTVQMAGMEDSWKVIAAKYDLVEPDLTKLASWWHSDGDLGRNIECLTDMGKSRTAGFLNFRVTPDSFVDKLERYRAARILP, from the coding sequence ATGGCACAATCCGACACCACCCCGGGGCGCGCACTCATCGTGGGCGCCACCGGAATCATCGGCCAGACGGCCGGCCGCCAGCTCGCCGACCTCGGCTGGCAGACCTTCGGCCTCTCCAGAAGCGGCGCCCTCGCCGTTCCGGGGGTCACCCCCATCGCGGCCGATCTGCTCGACCCCGACGCACTCACCACCGCCCTCGCCGGCACCCGGCCTGAGATCGTCTTCATCACGGCCTGGATGCGCAACGCGACGGAGGCCGAGAACATCCGGGTCAACAGCGCCATGGTGCGCAACGTGCTCGCGGCACTCGAGCCCGAGAACTCGGTGCGCCATGTCGCCCTGCTGACCGGGCTGAAACACTACCTCGGGCCGTTCGACAACTACGCAACCGGCGTGATGGCCGACACGCCGTTCCACGAAGACGAACCTCGCCTCGACTCCCCGAACTTCTACTACGCCCAGGAAGACGAATTGTTCGCTTCGGCGGAGAAAAACGGCTTCACCTGGAGCGTGCACCGCGCCCACACCGTGTTCGGTTACGCCGTCGGCAATGCGATGAACATGGTGCTCACGCTCTCGGTGTACGCCACCATCTGCAAGGAGCTCGGCCTCGTCTTCACCTTCCCCGGTTCCGAGACGCAGTGGAACGGAGTGACCGACGTCACCGACGCCGATCTGCTGGGCGAGCAGCTCATCTGGGCCAGCACCCACGCCGAGGGCGAGAACGAGGCGTTCAACATCGCGAACGGTGACGTGTTCCGCTGGCGCTGGCTCTGGCCCCGCCTCGCCCGCATCTTCGGCGTCGAGTGGGCGGGCTTCGAGAGCGCCCCCCGGCCCCTGACCGTTCAGATGGCGGGCATGGAAGACTCCTGGAAGGTCATCGCAGCGAAGTACGACCTCGTCGAACCAGACCTCACGAAACTCGCCTCGTGGTGGCACAGCGACGGCGACCTCGGGCGCAACATCGAATGCCTCACCGACATGGGTAAGAGCCGCACGGCCGGGTTCCTGAATTTTCGCGTCACCCCAGACAGCTTCGTCGACAAGCTCGAGCGCTACCGGGCTGCGCGCATCCTGCCCTGA
- a CDS encoding helix-turn-helix domain-containing protein: MDNLGSRLRDLRLSTGMSLRELARQANVSASFISQIENDKSQPSVATLYVLAQLLNVSVDEFFGTENGASIAESRPAESSFVASGADPTTAWRPSEYANRISVEHPSHRPHLDMAAGVVWERLAATPEKAVNFMKVTYAPGASSSDAGSVQQHEGYEYGYVLAGEVEITIGGEIFVLREGESLGFDSRIAHTLRNVGTEYFEGIWFVHGHSH, translated from the coding sequence GTGGACAATCTGGGCTCCCGACTGCGTGACCTGAGACTCTCGACGGGTATGTCACTTCGTGAACTCGCCCGGCAGGCGAATGTGTCGGCGTCGTTCATCTCACAGATCGAGAATGACAAGTCGCAACCCTCGGTGGCGACGTTGTATGTGCTGGCCCAATTGCTGAACGTCTCGGTCGACGAATTCTTCGGCACAGAGAACGGCGCCTCGATCGCGGAGTCCCGGCCGGCCGAGTCGTCGTTCGTCGCATCGGGGGCCGACCCCACCACGGCATGGCGCCCGTCGGAATACGCCAATCGCATCTCGGTCGAGCATCCATCGCATCGGCCGCACCTCGACATGGCCGCCGGCGTGGTGTGGGAGCGTCTGGCGGCGACCCCCGAGAAGGCCGTCAACTTCATGAAGGTCACCTATGCGCCGGGAGCCTCGTCGAGTGACGCGGGCAGCGTGCAGCAGCACGAGGGCTACGAGTACGGGTACGTGCTGGCTGGCGAGGTCGAGATCACCATCGGCGGGGAGATCTTCGTTCTTCGCGAGGGGGAGTCGCTCGGGTTCGATTCACGAATCGCCCACACTCTTCGCAATGTGGGCACGGAATACTTCGAGGGAATCTGGTTCGTGCACGGGCACAGCCACTGA
- a CDS encoding alpha-L-fucosidase → MAPPDPASLPPVVDVSDNSEALAAVEEVIARGPFHDSWESLRSYETPLWYRDAKFGIFLHWGVFSVPAFANEWYSRNMYLEGSAEFQHHIETYGAQRDFGYKDFIPSFTMENFRPDEWAALFRRAGAQFVVPVAEHHDGFAMYDTGRSRWSAAQMGPERDVFGDLGSAVGQAWMVFGASTHRAEHWFFMNGGSRFESDVLEPAYLDFYGPAQREETAPNERFLEDWLLRCLEVIDLYRPQILYFDWWIETPAFEPYVRMLAAYYYNRAAEWGRGVVINYKWKAFAEGSAVYDIERGSMGGIRPEAWQNDTSVSRSSWSWVEDHDYKNVDDLIAELIDTVSKNGNLMLNVGPKPDGTIAAEEQALLEGVGQWLARNGEAIYGTRPWTIPAEGPTELVVGSFVDAASPEYTSEDMRFTTRSDVTGDYVYATLLTEPGDGVARIRSFGSGLSLLNRPIQEVTVLGTKAPVEWSRSTGSLDVVLPDRHPLPCGPVIKLFLEPEPPRPRTDFLHG, encoded by the coding sequence GTGGCACCGCCTGACCCCGCCTCACTGCCCCCTGTGGTCGATGTCTCCGACAACAGCGAGGCTCTCGCCGCCGTGGAGGAGGTCATCGCTCGAGGTCCGTTCCACGACTCCTGGGAATCGCTCAGGTCATACGAGACGCCATTGTGGTACCGGGATGCGAAGTTCGGCATCTTCCTCCACTGGGGGGTCTTCTCCGTTCCGGCATTCGCGAACGAGTGGTATTCCCGCAACATGTACCTGGAGGGCTCTGCGGAATTCCAGCACCACATCGAGACCTACGGGGCCCAGCGCGACTTCGGCTACAAGGACTTCATTCCCAGCTTCACGATGGAGAACTTCAGGCCCGATGAGTGGGCAGCCCTCTTCCGCCGGGCGGGTGCACAGTTCGTCGTACCGGTCGCTGAGCACCATGACGGCTTCGCGATGTACGACACCGGCCGTTCCCGGTGGAGCGCAGCTCAGATGGGCCCCGAACGAGACGTCTTCGGCGACCTCGGATCGGCTGTCGGGCAAGCGTGGATGGTGTTCGGAGCATCGACGCATCGGGCCGAACACTGGTTCTTCATGAATGGAGGCTCCCGGTTCGAGTCCGACGTACTCGAACCGGCCTACCTCGACTTCTACGGCCCCGCCCAGCGGGAGGAGACCGCACCCAACGAACGTTTTCTCGAAGACTGGCTGCTGCGCTGCCTGGAGGTCATCGACCTCTACCGGCCCCAGATCCTCTACTTCGACTGGTGGATAGAGACGCCGGCATTCGAACCGTACGTGCGCATGCTCGCTGCCTACTACTACAACCGCGCGGCCGAGTGGGGTCGCGGCGTCGTGATCAACTACAAATGGAAGGCCTTCGCTGAGGGCAGCGCGGTCTACGACATCGAGCGTGGCTCCATGGGCGGTATTCGCCCAGAAGCGTGGCAGAACGACACGTCGGTCTCACGGTCATCCTGGAGCTGGGTCGAAGACCATGACTACAAGAACGTCGACGATCTCATCGCCGAGCTGATCGATACCGTCTCGAAGAACGGGAACCTCATGCTCAACGTCGGCCCCAAACCAGATGGAACGATCGCTGCCGAGGAACAGGCGCTGCTGGAGGGGGTCGGCCAGTGGCTGGCTCGCAACGGCGAAGCGATCTACGGAACCCGGCCGTGGACCATCCCTGCCGAGGGGCCCACCGAGCTCGTGGTGGGGTCTTTCGTGGATGCCGCCTCCCCCGAATACACCTCGGAAGACATGCGTTTCACGACTCGGTCTGATGTGACGGGTGACTACGTGTATGCCACCCTGCTCACCGAGCCGGGTGACGGCGTGGCGCGGATAAGGTCGTTCGGTTCGGGACTGAGCCTGTTGAACCGGCCCATCCAGGAGGTCACCGTGCTTGGCACGAAGGCACCCGTCGAGTGGTCCCGGAGCACCGGATCGCTCGACGTCGTACTGCCCGACCGCCACCCGCTGCCATGTGGGCCTGTCATCAAGCTGTTCCTCGAACCCGAGCCTCCGCGCCCGCGCACCGACTTCCTCCACGGCTAG